One window of the Megalops cyprinoides isolate fMegCyp1 chromosome 2, fMegCyp1.pri, whole genome shotgun sequence genome contains the following:
- the im:7138239 gene encoding uncharacterized protein im:7138239: protein MDVLMPCLFLIVCVLHPVTAAVLGKGAEHRNLFSERSCCKRQGHFIYVGQDISGSPVSVDVGVCRSHCGGAQRTPSSHGPGLPGYSKHSSMLDFLRSKKVREHTSLETAGYVPSCGKSSTCEPARVRVERVLLMEGLREVEVIDECHCEPKLEHCIRMPALKTYYFETPYESVVDVGKCSTSKEYPEGFSCVPTKFDSVLVETPNRIDVIKTLGACELRESCYRVPYIEYYYEVIFSSDGTKEERLKEIDIGRCLGGCTTGNRCLLRSSTNSEQCLMWEEGPTRSCVPQGYQNHVFRSRHGQIRNILAITSCHCQQ from the exons ATGGATGTTCTGATGCCATGCCTGTTCCTCATTGTGTGTGTCCTCCATCCAGTCA ctgctgcagtgctgggaaAGGGTGCAGAGCACAGAAACCTGTTCTCTGAGAGGAGCTGCTGCAAGAGACAAGGACACTTCATTTATGTGGGACAAG ACATCTCTGGCAGTCCAGTTAGTGTGGACGTGGGAGTGTGCAGGTCCCACTGTGGAGGAGCGCAGCGGACTCCCAGTTCGCATGGACCAGGATTGCCTGGATATTCCAAACACTCATCCATGCTGGATTTCCTCAGAAGTAAAAAG GTTCGCGAGCATACTTCTCTTGAGACAGCGGGGTACGTTCCCTCATGCGGCAAGAGCTCTACGTGTGAACCGGCTCGGGTACGGGTCGAGCGAGTGCTGCTGATGGAGGGACTGCGAGAGGTGGAGGTTATTGATGAATGTCACTGCGAGCCCAAACTAGAGCACTGTATTCGCATGCCCGCCCTTAAGACCTACTACTTTGAGACACCTTACGAGTCGGTCGTCGACGTGGGAAAGTGTTCCACTTCGAAGGAATATCCAG agGGTTTCTCCTGTGTCCCCACCAAATTTGACTCGGTCCTAGTTGAGACTCCAAACAGGATTGACGTCATCAAGACACTGGGGGCCTGTGAGCTGAGAGAAAGCTGCTATAGGGTGCCTTACATTGAATATTACTATGAGGTCATCTTCAGCTCTGATGGTACAAAAGAAGAGAGGCTTAAG GAAATTGACATTGGCAGATGTTTAGGAGGCTGCACCACAGGAAATCGATGCCTTCTCAG GAGCTCTACTAACTCAGAACAGTGTCTGATGTGGGAGGAAGGCCCTACCAGATCCTGTGTCCCTCAGGGGTACCAGAACCATGTGTTCCGAAGCAGACATGGACAGATCCGCAACATCCTTGCCATCACTTCTTGCCACTGCCAGCAGTAG
- the ccl44 gene encoding chemokine (C-C motif) ligand 44, whose product MLLRTAAVLSLAAALFGFLEGKGVQMQRDVQCCMQYSQGKVRAKDVLRFEVQTEGPDCSIQALILYTKRAVKCADPRDRKVKRLLRKLTQRQRTKAHSTMWLHPQGNLPAMAEVAESHTRHSARVKESWPMRGKESTKIDQ is encoded by the exons ATGTTACTGCGGACTGCAGCGGTGCTTTCTCTCGCTGCCGCTCTGTTTGGATTTCTGGAAG GGAAGGGAGTTCAGATGCAGAGGGACGTTCAGTGCTGTATGCAGTACTCCCAGGGAAAGGTCCGTGCCAAAGATGTGCTGAGGTTCGAGGTGCAGACAGAAGGGCCCGACTGCAGCATACAGGCTCTCAT ACTGTACACCAAGAGGGCAGTGAAGTGTGCTGACCCCAGAGACAGGAAAGTGAAGCGGTTGCTGAGGAAACTgactcagagacagaggacCAAGGCACATAGCACCATGTGGCTCCACCCACAAGGGAATCTTCCAGCCATGGCTGAGGTAGCTGAAAGTCACACACGCCACTCTGCCAGGGTAAAGGAAAGCTGGCcaatgagaggaaaagaaagtaCTAAGATTGAccaataa